The Arachis ipaensis cultivar K30076 chromosome B03, Araip1.1, whole genome shotgun sequence region TCTCACTAAACCAAACAGGAGAGGTGTGTCGCCGTGTGTATGTCTCTTTGAGACATGGACAACAACCAAACACTACCTTATTTAACATTCGTTCATTATTGTTTAGTATTCGTTAATTGTTACAACAACAATTAACGAatgctaaataagataaattctatcTATTTTTTTCTCTACCATTACCATATAATTATATTAACATTAAGATGAgtttatattatataaatatagctctttCAAACACTACCAACCATggatttatttaaaataaaatgttaaaaaacaaaaaaagttcCCGAAATATGAGGGATGAAAtgatgttttttaatttttatggtaTAAGGTCGTTGTCAAAGTAGAAAAGAACTTTAGGGGACAAAAAAATGGGAACCTAGCTGGCCTTCTAGCTCAGAATTAGAATTATGCATCATCAGCATATGTTTGCACATTATTATCACTTTTGCTGTCTTAATTATCCCTTCTATTGTCGTTACAACTTAAAGGAATTTTTAGGTCCTACTTGAGTTGCCTATCATCAACAataatagtaattaatttttcCCTAAACACCATGGTTATATTCAATATAATATGGGACCATGTTGAgcctaaataaaaaaatagtaactTGTCAATTATGGGACCATTGTGCAATGTGTACATACTCTACTCACCTACTTGCATTTTCCTCAACAAATTATGAACTATGAACAAAGTTTTATTTTCTTCTGGAGAAAAACTATTTTTTGGGCCAAGATATTTTTTGCTAGCCCTAAAATAATTTTAACAGGTATCTTGTTTTTGGTCAACATAGGTATCTTTTGGGTTTAGGGCTCTAGATCATGGGCTGAAAACAAAAGTCCATGAGTGACACTAACAGAAAAAGAGGTAATAGTTTTAAAAAGTTTATGGACACACTACAATTTTGAAGGAATTGCGGCAACATGTACCCTATCCACGGGTACTCAACTCGATCCCATTCGATTGGGTAGGGTTGTCAATTCGATTCGTAGCGGATAGTGTAAGGTGTGGGTCGGGTAGGGTGTAGATTGTGCCTCAATCCTATCCGATCAACCCGCaccttatatatgtatatgttatatacttatatataaatattttttaaatggaTGTTAAATTAAAGACCTCTCAttaaatgcaaaagatccttagtcattaaaagaagatcattaatttataatttaatattttttttacataaaagtcagttctattttaaattatcatcaaattatataataatattgcatatttttttataactcgcgggtagggtcgggtacccacaggttaagagcgggtagggttagggttgagatattctcaactCGCGAGTAGGGTTAGGATTGGCTCCAAACCCTACCATATCCTATCCATTGCCACCCCTAATTGCACTTATGTTACCAACGGGCTGAGAAGggacaaaatattaaaattagaattaaattaaCCACTACATTTTGAATTTTtggtatatttataaattaatgtatgtaatataattagtgtatttaaatataaattgtaTCCACATGTAAGaatttataaatatattaaaataatagataatattaagataaataaacattTACACATGGAGCTTCATTTTGGTAAAATAGGGTTTTGAATTCTACATTGTGTAAATAAATAAggtttaatatatatattatatatgcacTTTAAGTTATGATATTTTCTAACTTAATAGATCAATATCATTTTGGGTTAAATTTTTTTCTGTGCTTAAGTTATGACAatgggtattttttttttaaggtaATTAACGAGACAATTTTATAACTATGATCATAAATATACAACACATAATTtcaaaagaaaattcaaattttataaaatgatTGTGTCATGTGGAATAGAAGGGGTTTGGTGGAGCCTAATCTTTAGATATTATAAATGTCAAAATTGGATAATTTCaaagtttaaaaaaattacattgaCATCCAGTCTCATCTTCCTTTCCACAATTCCACTTTCTGCCATCCCCAAATCACACGTAACTTGGAaacttaaaatttggtgaagataGACCAACGAAGAAGAAGACGCCAAAAGTTATtactaaaattgaaaaaaaaaaaaattataaatcataATTATTAGTAgtagctctatatatatataacgtAACCCCTCCAAAATCCAAATACACATACATCATATATGATAttaaataggtttaattactttgttgtttctatagttttgcgaaatttttaattaggtccttatatttttttcttttaattgggtctctgtactatttttttttcaattgagtccctacactgtttttttccttttatttggatcattgcaccaatttttttttagttgggtctctATATAATGAaatcaattactactaagagggacttaattgaaaaaaaaaaattggtgcagaaatccaattaaaaaaaaagtataaaaacctaattaaaaattttacaaaactataggaccaacagagtaattaaacctattaaATAATCACACACTAAGatgttaaaataataattttcgtCCAATCCAACGATCCAAAACCCACTTGACCTACCATTTATCATTAATAATTAATCAACATTGCTTCAAAATGGTAATGTACATATATATAgcattgaatatatatatatatatatgttagaatTGTTGATCTGATATGTGTAAGTGTGTATGATGAAGGTGGAACCTCCATGGCTGGAAGGACTATTGAGAAGCACATTCTTCAGAATATGCAAAGAACACATGAAGTCACCAAGAAACGAATGCAACATGTTCTGTCTCGATTGTGGGGACCATGCATTCTGCTTCTACTGCAAATCTTCTTTCCATAACCATCATCAAGTCATTCAAGTGCGTATATATAATTAATcttctttcatttcattttaattatacaatatatattataattacTTATTCAAAAATGTTATTCGTAcaccaatatatttgtatataaatatatgtatggtTTAATTTGCATTTATTTTGAGGTACTGGGATAGAGACTGGGAGACTGAGACACAGTATCATATTTAttctggtactaaaatttctgtctctgtccctaaaatttcagtattttagtacTTCCAAAAAGTAGGAACACAgcagactaaaatttttagatatggagactgaaattttaataacattttatacttaaaatatcctcattttaattaattaattctaaatttattctttatgcaaattaaattagagttttattcttatttcaatttctgtcactcactttacaccaaacagaatactaaaatttatttcggtctctgtctcttagtctctgtttCTCACTCTCagtcttaacatatattttatattagtagttGATTTTGATAACTGATTTTAATAGACACATAACATAGtcgttaattaataataataacaatgataATGCAGATAAGGAGGTCTTCATATCATGATGTAGTGAGAGTAACGGAAATTCAGAATGTTTTGGACATAAGTGGTGTTCAGACATATGTTATAAACAGTGCTAGAGTTCTATTTCTCAATGAGAGGCCACAGAATCAACTTAAGGCCaatcataataataatagtgCTTCTAATAATAATGGTAAAAGCAATTCACATTTTTGTGAAATATGTAGAAGAAATCTCCTTGATCCTTTTCGTTTCTGCTCTTTGGGATGCAAGGTTAGTTCGTCTTCTCAATTTATtaattatccttttttttttccttctaaaatTTGCAAACTGGTTCACAAACTGAAgaagttattaaattaattatttaagttAATTTGCAGGAGTTactaattaaaatttgatttgtttgctgtaaatataattaatttttaatagttGTATATATATTAACATTTTNNNNNNNNNNNNNNNNNNNNNNNNNNNNNNNNNNNNNNNNNNNNNNNNNNNNNNNNNNNNNNNNNNNNNNNNNNNNNNNNNNNNNNNNNNNNNNNNNNNNNNNNNNNNNNNNNNNNNNNNNNNNNNNNNNNNNNNNNNNNNNNNNNNNNNNNNNNNNNNNNNNNNNNNNNNNNNNNNNNNNNNNNNNNNNNNNNNNNNNNNNNNNNNNNNNNNNNNNNNNNNNNNNNNNNNNNNNNNNNNNNNNNNNNNNNNNNNNNNNTAGTTTATTGTAAAATAATGAATTGCAATTATCTTCTTCTATATATGATGATTGGCTTATATAATCCCAAATGTTTCATTATTAATTCATTTAAATAAAGTCATCATGAAGCTACATTAATCATGCATGAGGGTAGCTAGCTAGCTAGAAACTTATATTTTTTCCTAGGGAGTTATTATTGgttttgctttatttatttaattaaagaaaaataaataaataaagtggaAGCATATATAGCTGTGATGTTGGAGTAGTtggttttactattttttttatttattttggataaacgtataataataataaggtgaaaactcagctaaagtcgacttcacgtgaagttgatatctgagagtcgttggatgaaaatttagtcaaatcaatcaaatcatctaacggctcctagttatcaacttcacgtgaagtcatcttcacctgagtttccacctaataataataataattgtaaaTGCATGATGTAATTGTttgtgtatgtatgtatatgataATAGCTTGTAGGTATAAAGAAAAATGGGAATGGGAGCTTTGTCTCAAGcgcaaagaaagaagaagaagaagaagaaaacgaagaattGTTATTGCGTGAAGGAATAATAGTAATccacaaacaaaaacaacaagTATACCAAATAAACACTCCTTGCtctaatcataataataattcaAGGAGAAGAAAAGGAATACCTCAAAGGGCGCCTTTAGGATTCTAAACTAGTACTTAGAagaattgattaaaaaaaaatgtgtATTGTTTTTTTCGCCAATGCTATTTGAACCATCATTTGGGTGTCTCTTTTACACCAACAAAAAGAGAtctataaagaaaaataagattattattgttttctttgtGTTTCAAACACTCAAATAGTAGTTTNNNNNNNNNNNNNNNNNNNNNNNNNNNNNNNNNNNNNNNNNNNNNNNNNNNNNNNNNNNNNNNNNNNNNNNNNNNNNNNNNNNNNNNNNNNNNNNNNNNNNNNNNNNNNNNNNNNNNNNNNNNNNNNNNNNNNNNNNNNNNNNNNNNNNNNNNNNNNNNNNNNNNNNNNNNNNNNNNNNNNNNNNNNNNNNNNNNNNNNNNNNNNNNNNNNNNNNNNNNNNNNNNNNNNNNNNNNNNNNNNNNNNNNNNNNNNNNNNNNNNNNNNNNNNNNNNNNNNNNNNNNNNNNNNNNNNNNNNNNNNNNNNNNNNNNNNNNNNNNNNNNNNNNNNNNNNNNNNNNNNNNNNNNNNNNNNNNNNNNNNNNNNNNNNNNNNNNNNNNNNNNNNNNNNNNNNNNNNNNNNNNNNNNNNNNNNNNNNNNNNNNNNNNNNNNNNNNNNNNNNNNNNNNNNNNNNNNNNNNNNNNNNNNNNNNNNNNNNNNNNNNNNNNNNNNNNNNNNNNNNNNNNNNNNNNNNNNNNNNNNNNNAAATCTTATATAATATATGTaccaataatttattaattaataataaatttataaataaaatttaattataattgcAAATGATTAGTTTGAAGGGTGGATTTGGCGTCTTTATCCAGCTCATTTGATCACAAAGCCCATGTGGGTATGAATACCCATAAACCAAGCATTCTAAGCTGGCTTAACGGGTAGCATTAatttaagaacaaaaaagaaaaatatatgttGCTTTTGTAGATATAGCAGGTTGGTTTAGGTGCAATTATGTATGTTCTTTGCATTCctttaaattaatatattaaaCATGATAGGTGTAAATGTACCCCAAACACATGAATGGTTTTATGTAAGGAAACAATGATGCAACTGCTTTTTCTCATTCTTAATCATTGGTATATCTTCTTTGAGTAATAATCTTTTAATTATGTTAATCGTGCCACACGCGGGAAGTAGTGGGAAGTTTAAAAGTTCATGATATTGACAAAGAGAAAATCTAAAAATAGtttatagaatttaatttttttatttacattgGAAACAATGCTTTTTCTCATTCTTAATCATTGGTATATCTTCTTTGAGTAATAATCTTTTAATTATGTTAATCGTGCCACACGCGGGAAGTAGTGGGAAGTTTAAAAGTTCATGATATTGACAAAGAGAAaatctaaaaaatctaaaaatNNNNNNNNNNNNNNNNNNNNNNNNNNNNNNNNNNNNNNNNNNNNNNNNNNNNNNNNNNNNNNNNNNNNNNNNNNNNNNNNNNNNNNNNNNNNNNNNNNNNNNNNNNNNNNNNNNNNNNNNNNNNNNNNNNNNNNNNNNNNNNNNNNNNNNNNNNNNNNNNNNNNNNNNNNNNNNNNNNNNNNNNNNNNNNNNNNNNNNNNNNNNNNNNNNNNNNNNNNNNNNNNNNNNNNNNNNNNNNNNNNNNNNNNNNNNNNNNNNNNNNNNNNNNNNNNNNNNNNNNNNNNNNNNNNNNNNNNNNNNNNNNNNNNNNNNNNNNNNNNNNNNNNNNNNNNNNNNNNNNNNNNNNNNNNNNNNNNNNNNNNNNNNNNNNNNNNNNNNNNNNNNNNNNNNNNNNNNNNNNNNNNNNNNNNNNNNNNNNNNNNNNNNNNNNNNNNNNNNNNNNNNNNNNNNNNNNNNNNNNNNNNNNNNNNNNNNNNNNNNNNNNNNNNNNNNNNNNNNNNNNNNNNNNNNNNNNNNNNNNNNNNNNNNNNNNNNNNNNNNNNNNNNNNNNNNNNNNNNNNNNNNNNNNNNNNNNNNNNNNNNNNNNNNNNNNNNNNNNNNNNNNNNNNNNNNNNNNNNNNNNNNNNNNNNNNNNNNNNNNNNNNNNNNNNNNNNNNNNNNNNNNNNNNNNNNNNNNNNNNNNNNNNNNNNNNNNNNNNNNNNNNNNNNNNNNNNNNNNNNNNNNNNNNNNNNNNNNNNNNNNNNNNNNNNNNNNNNNNNNNNNNNNNNNNNNNNNNNNNNNNNNNNNNNNNNNNNNNNNNNNNNNNNNNNNNNNNNNNNNNNNNNNNNNNNNNNNNNNNNNNNNNNNNNNNNNNNNNNNNNNNNNNNNNNNNNNNNNNNNNNNNNNNNNNNNNNNNNNNNNNNNNNNNNNNNNNNNNNNNNNNNNNNNNNNNNNNNNNNNNNNNNNNNNNNNNNNNNNNNNNNNNNNNNNNNNNNNNNNNNNNNNNNNNNNNNNNNNNNNNNNNNNNNNNNNNNNNNNNNNNNNNNNNNNNNNNNNNNNNNNNNNNNNNNNNNNNNNNNNNNNNNNNNNNNNNNNNNNNNNNNNNNNNNNNNNNNNNNNNNNNNNNNNNNNNNNNNNNNNNNNNNNNNNNNNNNNNNNNNNNNNNNNNNNNNNNNNNNNNNNNNNNNNNNNNNNNNNNNNNNNNNNNNNNNNNNNNNNNNNNNNNNNNNNNNNNNNNNNNNNNNNNNNNNNNNNNNNNNNNNNNNNNNNNNNNNNNNNNNNNNNNNNNNNNNNNNNNNNNNNNNNNNNNNNNNNNNNNNNNNNNNNNNNNNNNNNNNNNNNNNNNNNNNNNNNNNNNNNNNNNNNNNNNNNNNNNNNNNNNNNNNNNNNNNNNNNNNNNNNNNNNNNNNNNNNNNNNNNNNNNNNNNNNNNNNNNNNNNNNNNNNNNNNNNNNNNNNNNNNNNNNNNNNNNNNNNNNNNNNNNNNNNNNNNNNNNNNNNNNNNNNNNNNNNNNNNNNNNNNNNNNNNNNNNNNNNNNNNNNNNNNNNNNNNNNNNNNNNNNNNNNNNNNNNNNNNNNNNNNNNNNNNNNNNNNNNNNNNNNNNNNNNNNNNNNNNNNNNNNNNNNNNNNNNNNNNNNNNNNNNNNNNNNNNNNNNNNNNNNNNNNNNNNNNNNNNNNNNNNNNNNNNNNNNNNNNNNNNNNNNNNNNNNNNNNNNNNNNNNNNNNNNNNNNNNNNNNNNNNNNNNNNNNNNNNNNNNNNNNNNNNNNNNNNNNNNNNNNNNNNNNNNNNNNNNNNNNNNNNNNNNNNNNNNNNNNNNNNNNNNNNNNNNNNNNNNNNNNNNNNNNNNNNNNNNNNNNNNNNNNNNNNNNNNNNNNNNNNNNNNNNNNNNNNNNNNNNNNNNNNNNNNNNNNNNNNNNNNNNNNNNNNNNNNNNNNNNNNNNNNNNNNNNNNNNNNNNNNNNNNNNNNNNNNNNNNNNNNNNNNNNNNNNNNNNNNNNNNNNNNNNNNNNNNNNNNNNNNNNNNNNNNNNNNNNNNNNNNNNNNNNNNNNNNNNNNNNNNNNNNNNNNNNNNNNNNNNNNNNNNNNNNNNNNNNNNNNNNNNNNNNNNNNNNNNNNNNNNNNNNNNNNNNNNNNNNNNNNNNNNNNNNNNNNNNNNNNNNNNNNNNNNNNNNNNNNNNNNNNNNNNNNNNNNNNNNNNNNNNNNNNNNNNNNNNNNNNNNNNNNNNNNNNNNNNNNNNNNNNNNNNNNNNNNNNNNNNNNNNNNNNNNNNNNNNNNNNNNNNNNNNNNNNNNNNNNNNNNNNNNNNNNNNNNNNNNNNNNNNNNNNNNNNNNNNNNNNNNNNNNNNNNNNNNNNNNNNNNNNNNNNNNNNNNNNNNNNNNNNNNNNNNNNNNNNNNNNNNNNNNNNNNNNNNNNNNNNNNNNNNNNNNNNNNNNNNNNNNNNNNNNNNNNNNNNNNNNNNNNNNNNNNNNNNNNNNNNNNNNNNNNNNNNNNNNNNNNNNNNNNNNNNNNNNNNNNNNNNNNNNNNNNNNNNNNNNNNNNNNNNNNNNNNNNNNNNNNNNNNNNNNNNNNNNNNNNNNNNNNNNNNNNNNNNNNNNNNNNNNNNNNNNNNNNNNNNNNNNNNNNNNNNNNNNNNNNNNNNNNNNNNNNNNNNNNNNNNNNNNNNNNNNNNNNNNNNNNNNNNNNNNNNNNNNNNNNNNNNNNNNNNNNNNNNNNNNNNNNNNNNNNNNNNNNNNNNNNNNNNNNNNNNNNNNNNNNNNNNNNNNNNNNNNNNNNNNNNNNNNNNNNNNNNNNNNNNNNNNNNNNNNNNNNNNNNNNNNNNNNNNNNNNNNNNNNNNNNNNNNNNNNNNNNNNNNNNNNNNNNNNNNNNNNNNNNNNNNNNNNNNNNNNNNNNNNNNNNNNNNNNNNNNNNNNNNNNNNNNNNNNNNNNNNNNNNNNNNNNNNNNNNNNNNNNNNNNNNNNNNNNNNNNNNNNNNNNNNNNNNNNNNNNNNNNNNNNNNNNNNNNNNNNNNNNNNNNNNNNNNNNNNNNNNNNNNNNNNNNNNNNNNNNNNNNNNNNNNNNNNNNNNNNNNNNNNNNNNNNNNNNNNNNNNNNNNNNNNNNNNNNNNNNNNNNNNNNNNNNNNNNNNNNNNNNNNNNNNNNNNNNNNNNNNNNNNNNNNNNNNNNNNNNNNNNNNNNNNNNNNNNNNNNNNNNNNNNNNNNNNNNNNNNNNNNNNNNNNNNNNNNNNNNNNNNNNNNNNNNNNNNNNNNNNNNNNNNNNNNNNNNNNNNNNNNNNNNNNNNNNNNNNNNNNNNNNNNNNNNNNNNNNNNNNNNNNNNNNNNNNNNNNNNNNNNNNNNNNNNNNNNNNNNNNNNNNNNNNNNNNNNNNNNNNNNNNNNNNNNNNNNNNNNNNNNNNNNNNNNNNNNNNNNNNNNNNNNNNNNNNNNNNNNNNNNNNNNNNNNNNNNNNNNNNNNNNNNNNNNNNNNNNNNNNNNNNNNNNNNNNNNNNNNNNNNNNNNNNNNNNNNNNNNNNNNNNNNNNNNNNNNNNNNNNNNNNNNNNNNNNNNNNNNNNNNNNNNNNNNNNNNNNNNNNNNNNNNNNNNNNNNNNNNNNNNNNNNNNNNNNNNNNNNNNNNNNNNNNNNNNNNNNNNNNNNNNNNNNNNNNNNNNNNNNNNNNNNNNNNNNNNNNNNNNNNNNNNNNNNNNNNNNNNNNNNNNNNNNNNNNNNNNNNNNNNNNNNNNNNNNNNNNNNNNNNNNNNNNNNNNNNNNNNNNNNNNNNNNNNNNNNNNNNNNNNNNNNNNNNNNNNNNNNNNNNNNNNNNNNNNNNNNNNNNNNNNNNNNNNNNNNNNNNNNNNNNNNNNNNNNNNNNNNNNNNNNNNNNNNNNNNNNNNNNNNNNNNNNNNNNNNNNNNNNNNNNNNNNNNNNNNNNNNNNNNNNNNNNNNNNNNNNNNNNNNNNNNNNNNNNNNNNNNNNNNNNNNNNNNNNNNNNNNNNNNNNNNNNNNNNNNNNNNNNNNNNNNNNNNNNNNNNNNNNNNNNNNNNNNNNNNNNNNNNNNNNNNNNNNNNNNNNNNNNNNNNNNNNNNNNNNNNNNNNNNNNNNNNNNNNNNNNNNNNNNNNNNNNNNNNNNNNNNNNNNNNNNNNNNNNNNNNNNNNNNNNNNNNNNNNNNNNNNNNNNNNNNNNNNNNNNNNNNNNNNNNNNNNNNNNNNNNNNNNNNNNNNNNNNNNNNNNNNNNNNNNNNNNNNNNNNNNNNNNNNNNNNNNNNNNNNNNNNNNNNNNNNNNNNNNNNNNNNNNNNNNNNNNNNNNNNNNNNNNNNNNNNNNNNNNNNNNNNNNNNNNNNNNNNNNNNNNNNNNNNNNNNNNNNNNNNNNNNNNNNNNNNNNNNNNNNNNNNNNNNNNNNNNNNNNNNNNNNNNNNNNNNNNNNNNNNNNNNNNNNNNNNNNNNNNNNNNNNNNNNNNNNNNNNNNNNNNNNNNNNNNNNNNNNNNNNNNNNNNNNNNNNNNNNNNNNNNNNNNNNNNNNNNNNNNNNNNNNNNNNNNNNNNNNNNNNNNNNNNNNNNNNNNNNNNNNNNNNNNNNNNNNNNNNNNNNNNNNNNNNNNNNNNNNNNNNNNNNNNNNNNNNNNNNNNNNNNNNNNNNNNNNNNNNNNNNNNNNNNNNNNNNNNNNNNNNNNNNNNNNNNNNNNNNNNNNNNNNNNNNNNNNNNNNNNNNNNNNNNNNNNNNNNNNNNNNNNNNNNNNNNNNNNNNNNNNNNNNNNNNNNNNNNNNNNNNNNNNNNNNNNNNNNNNNNNNNNNNNNNNNNNNNNNNNNNNNNNNNNNNNNNNNNNNNNNNNNNNNNNNNNNNNNNNNNNNNNNNNNNNNNNNNNNNNNNNNNNNNNNNNNNNNNNNNNNNNNNNNNNNNNNNNNNN contains the following coding sequences:
- the LOC107634125 gene encoding uncharacterized protein LOC107634125 isoform X2, producing MVEPPWLEGLLRSTFFRICKEHMKSPRNECNMFCLDCGDHAFCFYCKSSFHNHHQVIQIRRSSYHDVVRVTEIQNVLDISGVQTYVINSARVLFLNERPQNQLKANHNNNSASNNNGKSNSHFCEICRRNLLDPFRFCSLGCKLVGIKKNGNGSFVSSAKKEEEEEENEELLLREGIIVIHKQKQQVYQINTPCSNHNNNSRRRKGIPQRAPLGF
- the LOC107634125 gene encoding uncharacterized protein LOC107634125 isoform X1 encodes the protein MMKVEPPWLEGLLRSTFFRICKEHMKSPRNECNMFCLDCGDHAFCFYCKSSFHNHHQVIQIRRSSYHDVVRVTEIQNVLDISGVQTYVINSARVLFLNERPQNQLKANHNNNSASNNNGKSNSHFCEICRRNLLDPFRFCSLGCKLVGIKKNGNGSFVSSAKKEEEEEENEELLLREGIIVIHKQKQQVYQINTPCSNHNNNSRRRKGIPQRAPLGF